From a single Syngnathus scovelli strain Florida chromosome 2, RoL_Ssco_1.2, whole genome shotgun sequence genomic region:
- the pacsin1a gene encoding protein kinase C and casein kinase substrate in neurons protein 1a, with protein sequence MSGSYDETAGVDDTMDSFWEVGNYKRAVKRFDDGHRLCNDLMGCLQERAKIEKAYGDQLTAWSKRWRQLIEKGPQYGSVERAWLAVMTEAEKVSELHQDVKNNLMIEDVEKVKNWQKEAYHKQIIGGFKEAKEAEEGFKKAQKPWAKKLKEMETAKKAYHMACKEEKLAATREANGKTEASVTPDQQKKLHEKVDKCKQDMQKAKEKYEKSLEELNKCAPAYMECMEQVFDQCQQHEVKRLTFLKEALLDIKRHLNLTENQSYATIYRELERTILSANTQEDLKWFSNNHGPGMHMNWPAFEEYNPDQANAPPKKKKPDGAPPTPSTDHVAPPGDRSSVSSYEKNQAYSTEWSDDEQPAAYSGNENGGNGNSFEEDSSTGKGVRVRALYDYDGQEQDELSFKAGDELTKTEDEDEQGWCRGRLDSGREGLYPANYVEPI encoded by the exons ATGTCTGGCTCCTACGATGAAACTGCAGGTGTTGACGACACCATGGACAGCTTCTGGGAG GTGGGGAACTACAAACGTGCCGTCAAGAGATTTGACGACGGCCATCGACTGTGCAATGATCTCATGGGCTGCCTGCAGGAACGGGCCAAAATAGAAAAAGCTTACGGGGATCAGCTGACTGCCTGGTCCAAGAGATGGAGACAGCTTATTGAGAAAG GGCCACAGTACGGCTCAGTGGAGAGAGCCTGGTTGGCTGTAATGACCGAGGCGGAGAAGGTAAGCGAGCTGCATCAAGACGTCAAGAACAACTTGATGATTGAGGATGTGGAGAAAGTCAAGAATTGGCAGAAGGAGGCCTATCACAAGCAAATTATTGGAGGCTTCAAAGAAGCAAAGGAGGCGGAGGAAGGATTTAAGAAGGCACAGAAACCCTGGGCAAAAAAACTCAAAGAG ATGGAGACAGCGAAGAAAGCTTACCACATGGCATGCAAGGAGGAGAAGCTGGCTGCGACTCGAGAGGCTAACGGCAAGACTGAGGCTTCTGTCACACCGGACCAACAGAAGAAACTCCACGAGAAAGTGGACAAATGCAAACAGGATATGCAGAAA GCTAAAGAAAAGTACGAGAAGTCTCTGGAGGAGCTGAACAAGTGCGCACCGGCCTACATGGAGTGCATGGAGCAGGTGTTTGACCAGTGCCAGCAGCATGAGGTGAAGAGGCTGACTTTCCTGAAGGAGGCCTTGCTGGACATCAAACGCCACCTCAACCTCACAGAGAACCAAAG CTATGCCACAATATACAGAGAATTGGAGCGTACCATCCTGTCTGCGAACACACAAGAGGATCTGAAGTGGTTCAGCAACAACCATGGGCCCGGCATGCACATGAATTGGCCCGCCTTCGAG GAATACAACCCAGACCAGGCAAATGCCCCtccaaagaagaagaagccaGATGGAGCACCACCCACTCCTAGCACTGACCACGTGGCGCCCCCTGGTGACCGGAGCAG CGTGAGCAGCTATGAAAAGAACCAAGCATACTCAACCGAGTGGTCTGACGATGAGCAGCCCGCTGCCTACTCTGGTAATGAAAACGGTGGGAACGGAAACTCATTCGAGGAAGATTCTAGCACTGGGAAAGGTGTTCGAGTGCGAGCCCTCTATGACTACGATGGCCAAGAGCAGGATGAACTCTCTTTCAAAGCAG GCGATGAGCTGACCAAGACTGAGGATGAAGACGAACAAGGCTGGTGTCGAGGTCGCCTGGACAGCGGCCGAGAGGGACTGTACCCGGCCAATTACGTTGAGCCGATCTAG
- the LOC125989171 gene encoding SAM pointed domain-containing Ets transcription factor-like, protein MGSSGYDDIMSSRGHSSLGLSPPFDDDGIHWVEELEDIKPSHSLLSLPSLNYPTDYEELASEELWMAEAAAIPAQDFGCPEPNPPILSPAQNPPIDVQGKAEDYCLEQVQSMVVAEVLSDVTKACKLLNIAPDPQEWSCMHVYKWLLWTEHLYGLPQLSVLFKELSGRDLCSMSEANFRERSLQFGDILYAQLDIWRSAAAMKDLWPPEDFKSDKSWTANDSSWCNCPSQPIHLWQFLRELLLKPHNYSRCIRWINKEKGIFKIEDSAHVARLWGIRKNRPAMNYDKLSRSIRQYYKKGIIRKPDVSRRLVYQFVNPE, encoded by the exons ATGGGGAGTTCAGGTTATGATGACATCATGAGCTCCAGAGGACATTCATCTCTCGGCCTAAGTCCCCCATTTGACGACGATGGAATTCACTGGGTAGAGGAGCTCGAGGATATCAAACCTTCTCACAGTTTGTTGAGCCTCCCATCTCTTAACTACCCTACTGATTATGAAGAGTTAGCGAGTGAAGAACTGTGGATGGCAGAGGCTGCCGCAATTCCTGCTCAAGATTTTGGATGTCCAGAGCCAAACCCGCCCATACTAAGCCCGGCTCAGAACCCTCCCATTGATGTGCAGGGTAAAGCAGAGGACTACTGTCTGGAACAGGTCCAATCGATGGTGGTGGCAGAAGTGCTAAGTGACGTCACGAAAGCCTGCAAGCTGCTCAACATTGCACCAG ATCCGCAAGAATGGAGCTGCATGCACGTTTACAAGTGGCTGCTGTGGACAGAGCACTTGTACGGACTGCCACAATTGAGCGTGCTCTTCAAGGAGCTGAGTGGAAGGGACTTGTGCTCCATGTCAGAGGCTAACTTCAGAGAACGTTCCTTGCAGTTTGGAGATATACTATATGCTCAACTCGACATCTGGAGATCTG CTGCAGCAATGAAGGACCTGTGGCCACCAGAAGACTTTAAGTCAGATAAATCTTGGACAG caaatgaCAGTTCTTGGTGCAACTGCCCGAGTCAGCCCATCCATTTGTGGCAGTTCCTCCGGGAGCTGCTCCTCAAGCCGCACAACTACAGCCGCTGTATCCGCTGGATCAACAAAGAAAAGG GGATTTTCAAAATAGAAGACTCGGCTCATGTGGCCAGGCTTTGGGGCATCCGAAAGAACCGCCCAGCAATGAACTATGACAAACTGAGTCGATCTATACGTCAGTACTACAAGAAGGGCATCATTCGAAAGCCGGATGTGTCACGCAGATTGGTCTACCAATTTGTAAATCCTGAATGA
- the LOC125989172 gene encoding protein ILRUN isoform X2, which produces MEGMDLDVDQELTQKFSCMGTTDKDILISEFQRLLGFQLNPAGCAFFLDMTNWNLQAAIGAYYDFESPNISAPCMSLVKDVTIGEGESVPPDTRFTKTWRIQNTGAESWPPGVCLKYVEGDQFGHVNMITVRSLAPQEMTDVSVPMHSPGSPGMYQGLWRMCTATGLYYGDIIWVILSVEVGGLLGVTQQLSSFQAEFNTQPHRNVEGNYNPFASPEKSKWPNGNSDLHHDGSHKVSEEHWQGSPNQLQPDQNGLSHNSVDIVANSLQSNLSIVTYNQGLQEPSPFGHS; this is translated from the exons ATGGAGGGTATGGACCTGGACGTAGACCAGGAGCTCACGCAGAAATTTAGTTGCATGGGCACAACGGACAAAGACATTCTCATCTCGGAGTTCCAGAGGCTGCTCGGCTTTCAGCTTAACCCCGCCGGATGCGCCTTCTTTCTGGACATGACCAACTG GAATTTACAAGCAGCCATTGGAGCATACTATGACTTTGAGAGTCCAAATATCAGTGCGCCCTGCATGTCGCTTGTGAAAGATGTGACTATTGGTGAAGGGGAATCAGTTCCGCCTGACACACGTTTCACCAAGACCTGGAGGATACAGAACACAG GTGCAGAGTCTTGGCCTCCTGGGGTTTGCCTGAAGTATGTTGAAGGAGATCAGTTTGGTCATGTAAACATGATAACGGTCCGGTCTCTAGCCCCTCAGGAAATGACGGATGTGAGTGTGCCTATGCATAGCCCAGGCTCTCCTGGTATGTACCAGGGCCTTTGGAGAATGTGTACAGCGACGGGACTTTACTATGGAG atATTATTTGGGTGATCCTGAGCGTGGAGGTCGGCGGCCTTCTTGGTGTCACACAGCAGCTTTCATCTTTCCAAGCGGAGTTCAACACCCAACCTCATCGCAACGTAGAGGGAAATTACAACCCCTTCGCCTcaccggagaaaagcaaatggccCAACGGCAACAGTGACCTCCACCACGATGGCAGCCATAAAGTCTCAGAGGAACACTGGCAGGGGAGCCCAAACCAGTTGCAGCCAGATCAGAATGGACTTTCACACAACTCTGTGGACATAGTAGCAAACAGCCTACAAAGCAATCTGTCAATAGTCACTTATAACCAG GGTTTACAGGAGCCTTCCCCGTTTGGTCACTCATGA
- the LOC125989172 gene encoding protein ILRUN isoform X1, whose amino-acid sequence MEGMDLDVDQELTQKFSCMGTTDKDILISEFQRLLGFQLNPAGCAFFLDMTNWNLQAAIGAYYDFESPNISAPCMSLVKDVTIGEGESVPPDTRFTKTWRIQNTGAESWPPGVCLKYVEGDQFGHVNMITVRSLAPQEMTDVSVPMHSPGSPGMYQGLWRMCTATGLYYGDIIWVILSVEVGGLLGVTQQLSSFQAEFNTQPHRNVEGNYNPFASPEKSKWPNGNSDLHHDGSHKVSEEHWQGSPNQLQPDQNGLSHNSVDIVANSLQSNLSIVTYNQVSSGIKLKPSVPLQQPEPTFWLDKSARAQL is encoded by the exons ATGGAGGGTATGGACCTGGACGTAGACCAGGAGCTCACGCAGAAATTTAGTTGCATGGGCACAACGGACAAAGACATTCTCATCTCGGAGTTCCAGAGGCTGCTCGGCTTTCAGCTTAACCCCGCCGGATGCGCCTTCTTTCTGGACATGACCAACTG GAATTTACAAGCAGCCATTGGAGCATACTATGACTTTGAGAGTCCAAATATCAGTGCGCCCTGCATGTCGCTTGTGAAAGATGTGACTATTGGTGAAGGGGAATCAGTTCCGCCTGACACACGTTTCACCAAGACCTGGAGGATACAGAACACAG GTGCAGAGTCTTGGCCTCCTGGGGTTTGCCTGAAGTATGTTGAAGGAGATCAGTTTGGTCATGTAAACATGATAACGGTCCGGTCTCTAGCCCCTCAGGAAATGACGGATGTGAGTGTGCCTATGCATAGCCCAGGCTCTCCTGGTATGTACCAGGGCCTTTGGAGAATGTGTACAGCGACGGGACTTTACTATGGAG atATTATTTGGGTGATCCTGAGCGTGGAGGTCGGCGGCCTTCTTGGTGTCACACAGCAGCTTTCATCTTTCCAAGCGGAGTTCAACACCCAACCTCATCGCAACGTAGAGGGAAATTACAACCCCTTCGCCTcaccggagaaaagcaaatggccCAACGGCAACAGTGACCTCCACCACGATGGCAGCCATAAAGTCTCAGAGGAACACTGGCAGGGGAGCCCAAACCAGTTGCAGCCAGATCAGAATGGACTTTCACACAACTCTGTGGACATAGTAGCAAACAGCCTACAAAGCAATCTGTCAATAGTCACTTATAACCAG GTTTCAAGTGGGATTAAATTAAAGCCAAGTGTTCCCCTCCAACAGCCTGAGCCCACATTTTGGCTTGACAAGTCTGCACGAGCTCAGTTGTGA